Part of the Catalinimonas alkaloidigena genome is shown below.
ATCTGTTCTTCACTAAGAATCGCATCTCTATGTATCCAGGCATAGGTTGGCAATGGCATATGCCCCTCTTGTACTTCTTCCGCAATTTCTTCCAGCTTATGATCCATGCGTTTGATATCGTAGTCAGCAAAATCTGAAAAGTTAAGCTCGCTCTTGCCTTTATTGACATGGCTGTTTAACCACCAGCCTACGGGGTTCACTTTTGAGTACCAGGGGTATGCTGTGTGGTTGGAATGACAGTCATAGCAGGAAGCCTGCAAAGTAGTCATTACCTGCTCCGGCACATTGATAAAATGCGTCACATCCGTGCTGCTTTCCGCTTCACCCAAGTTTTCTTCAGGCCTTATAAATTGGATAATGATAAAAAGAGCCAGGAATCCAAATCCGAATATTTTTTTCATGGAATTGAGGTTTAAGATTGATCTGAATAGCACACATCTAATACAATGAAATACTTCTGGCGAATATTGTCAATGAAAAAGCCCGAATTAAGTTAATCCGGGCTTTTTGCACTATGTTGCATTTAGTTACAACTTTCTACTGGTATTTTTCAGACTGATCAATTCACCATCTGCACTATTGAGTAATATTCATCTGATTACTTCCGCCTTCTTTCAGGTCGTTATTTTGAATAGATTTTCTGCGTTTTGACTTTGGATCCGCATTAAGCTTGCCGATACGATAGCTGAAGTTAATCTTGAAGCCCATATTGCGCATACTGTTGGTGCTACTCTGACTGATGATTGGAGAGTTTACTTCGGTAATCATTTTAAATTCATTGGTGAAGAAATTCTCAGCACCGAAGCCGATGCTACCCTTTTTGTCGTTAAAATCTTTCTTAATGCTAAGGCTATAGATGCCGAATCCGGTCTGGTAACCTTGCAATTGCACCTGCTTACCCCTATAAAATCCGAAAAACTGCAAGCCCCAGCTATCGTTGATATTGTAGTTTCCGAACAACCTTCCGCTAAGTACCCAGCCTTCATTTTCTGCCTGATAAAGTGGATTATTCACATTGTTGTCCAAAACCGCATAGTATAGGTCAGTGCCACCGTTGAGTGAAAACTTATTGGATATATTCACATTGGCAAAGACGCTCATGCCATATGCATCTTCACTTCCTATATTCTCATAAGTGGTGAGCACCGTATCCTGACCTATCAGGCTACGTATCGGCTGGATAGATCCACTGGTGTTCCGCATAAAAGTGGAGATATTGAGTGAAGTTCCCTTGAGGAAAGTACTGTAAGACAGCTCATAATTGTTGGTATACTCCGGCTCCAGATCAGGATTTCCCTGCGTAATATTCAGGGGGTTTGAGGCTTGTAAATTAGGGTTGAGAAATTGTAAAGAAGGACGCTGGATACGACGGTTATAAGCGGCTTTGACCATGTCACCGTTCTCAAGTTTTCTGGACAGGTTTACACTGGGGACTAATATACCATAGGAAGGAATTTCCACCTCCTGCTCATCCTGAAAATTCGCCTGAATGGTGGTGTACTCGTATCTTAGGCCCGGTTTGATGCTGTACTTATCCAGATTAAGCGTATAAGATACATAGCCTGCCATCACATTCTGATCATAATTAAAGACATTGCTCAAATCATCATTTTCCACAGCCTCGTAGTTGCCCTCTTCATCACTAATGTAAAACTGGTAATCGCTGGACACTGTCCGCATGATCTCCTTTCCACCAAACTCAAGCATCTGCTTATCGCCAATTGGCATTTGATAGTCTGCCTGTAAAGTAATCTCCTGATTGAAGCTCTGGTTCTCATTTTTAAAACGATCAATCGCGCTCTCATCATTTTGGTTGATGATGTCGTTCACAAAATCGTTAGTACGGTTATTCCGGCTGTAAAGGCCCATCAGTATGAACTCCTGCTGAGGCTTCTCATAGGAATGAACATAAGTCAGGCTTACATCCATATTCTCCGACAAATTGGTCATATTTACATCTCTAAGGCTGCTGCTTAGCAATGCATCATTCTGGAAGGTCTGAGTTAGCAGTGCATCCTGCCTGGAATAAAAGTTGAAAGCACCCAGCTGCACAGAAGCTGAAACCCAGTTTTTCTCATTGATGTCATAGTCCAGACCCAGGGTATAGCGACCAAAAAGCATATTGTTACGCGTATCGGCCTGCTGCGTAGTTAAGATCTCATTGCCATCACTATCAGTAGTCAATTGGTTATTCTCAAAACTGCCCAGGATATTGTATCCGGTTCGTCCGAATCCGCCCAGCGAAAGCCCTACTTTCCCTTTGCGATAACTTCCATTCAGCCCCAGGTTAGACCCACGGTTACCTACGCTGCTATCAACACTTAGCGTCCCCCCCTGCAATTTGTTCTTTTTGGTAACAATATTGATGATTCCCCCGGTACCTTCAGCATCGTAGCGGGCGGAAGGAGAAGTGATCACCTCAACGGATTTGATCTGGTCAGCAGGAATTTGTTTTAGGGCATCTCCCACATTGGTTGCCGTAATGGTGGATGGCTTATTGTCAATCAGGACTTTGATGTTCTGGCTACCTCTCAGATATACATTACCGTCCAGGTCAACCGATAGCATAGGTACCCGCTTGAGTACATCGGTAGCATCTCCTCCTTTGGTAGTCTGATCATGTTCTGCATTATATACTGTTCTATCAACCTTCTCTTCAATAAGGTCACGCTGCCCCAACACCACAACTTCATCCAGCTGTTTGGTTTCTGAAGTAAGGAAAAGATCGCCTAGTTCAACTTGCTTTTCATTTCCGCTGATTTCAACTGAGCTTATTTCAATAGCCTCATATCCGATAAAACTGATGCTCAGTTTATAAATACCTGCCGCTATATTTTTAAGTTGAAACTTACCCTTTTCATCAGCAATGGTACCATCTATTGGTTGGTCAAGGTCCGGCTTGATGAGTGCTACTGTCGCATAGGGTATGGGTGACTGGCTTTCTTTGTCCAGGATGATACCGCTTATTTTTCCATCTCCCTGGGGTAGGTTAGACTGGGCTTTGCCTCCGGCCACAGTTTGTGGAGTCTGTGCTGAAGCTAGTCCGGAAATGGCGATTAAACCGGTAAATAGTATAAGTAAGTTTGCTATGTTTTTCATGATTGAGTGCTCGTTTAATATCTTTTTAGTGGGAATGCAACACGCATGTTGGCCAAAGGATATTTGAATTAACGGGCTAATTTGGTACAGGAAAATTAGAATAGACAGTCGGACAGAACATCACGACAGTTGATTTCTTTTCAGCGATGAAACAGGCATACAGGACATTTACAAAGCCATTAAGCAAGGAAATAGAGAAAAAGATGCATTCTGTCGTCATATTAATATAAACCATAGATTTGGCTGGCCTCAACTTATTATTTACCGTATGTTAGTTCTATAGTGAGACTACCTTTTCATCTCAGGATTCATTCTCTACATTATGGCACCATTCTCTGTACATCTTTCATTTCGTTCTCCATTCATACAGGCTTTGGTGTGGGTAGTGATGGGATTGTTTTTTCTCTTATTTCAGCCTATGGCCTGGCAGGCCTCTCTTCAGATTATCCTGCCAGTTGAGTTCTGGATCAAGCAGGCTATTCTCTTTTGCTTCCTGGTAGGTATTTTTTATCTGAACTCCGAGCTATTGGTTCCTAAGCTGTTGTTTCACAACAAAATTGGTTTGTTTATTCTGATGGTTTTAGCGGCAGTTTTCGTGCTGATGCCTGTCATGAAAACGATAGAAGGCTGGCTCAATCTGCCAGAGCTTATGCATAGAGCTTTCCATCCAGAGAGTGATGAACCCGCCCGGAAAGGAAGCCTCTGGTTTGATTTTTTTTTACTGTTGCTCTCTATGTTCGTTTTAGGGGTCAGTACCAGCGTGAAAGTCATACAGAAGTGGCAGGAAGATGTACAATTGCGCCAAAGCCTGGAACAGCAAAAGATCAGCTCTGAACTTTCATTCCTGAAAGCCCAGATCAATCCACACTTTTTCTTCAATACTTTGAATAATATCTATGCCCTCACTTTATCTGATTTAACTACGGCACGCCAGGCTTTGCATAACTTATCCCGCATGATGCGTTATGTACTCTACGAAACCCGCAAGGATGTTACTTTTCTGAGCCAGGAAATTTCATTTCTACAGGATTACATCAAGCTGATGCAACTCAGGCTTACTGATAAGGTCAAGGTAACTTTTAAGTACCCTTCTTCTTTGCATGATAAAAGTATTGCCCCTATGATGTTTTTACCTTATGTAGAAAATGCGTTCAAACATGGTGTCAGTACCCAATCTTCCTCCTGTATTTTTATTAATATAGAACAGGAAGGAAACTGCATACATTTAGAAGTAAAGAATTCTATTTTCAACAATAAGAGTATGATTCTTGAAGAAAGTAATGGCATAGGCTTAGCCAACACTAAAAGACGATTGGACCTATTGTATCCCGGCAGATATGCTCTTCAGGTCAATGAAAATGCTCCGAAAAATACTTTTCAGGTAGAACTAAAAATTCAGTTATCATGATAAACCTGAAGTGCATAGCCGTAGATGATGAGCCTCACGCGCTCAATATGGTGTGTACCTATATTGAACAAACTCCTTTCCTTGAGCTTACAGGACGCTTTTCTAGTGCGGTAGAAGCATTGAAGATATTACACGAACAAACTGTAGATCTTATTTTCCTGGATATACAAATGCCTGACCTGAGTGGTATTGAGCTTGCCAGGGTACTGGACAGAGGGGGAAGGATGAAAGGCCCGCGCATCATCTTCACCACGGCTTATGACCAGTTTGCCCTGGAAGGTTATAAGGTAGATGCGCTTGATTACCTTTTAAAACCATTCAGCTATGAGGAATTTTTACGTGCGGTAAGCAAGGCCCAGGCGTATGCCGAATTCGCTCAGCCTAAGGGTAATCCCGGCAGAAGCGCTGAGCCTGAAGCAGATTACCTCTTCTTAAAGGTAGAATACCAACTGGTGAAGATAAACTTTAATGACATCCTTTACATACAGGGACTAAAAGATTATGTAAAGGTATATCTGTACAGTAGCAACAAACCTCTGCTAAGCCTGATCAGTATGAAAGCCCTGGAAGATAAACTGCCTGCAAATCGATTTAGGCGTATTCATCGATCTTACATCATCTCCTTAGAAAAGATCAATGCGGTAACCAAAAGCAGCGTGCAGATAGGGAAAGAAAGCATCCCAGTGAGCAATCAATATAAAGAAGACTTCGCAAAGCTGATAGAACGCTGGATAAGTTAATTGAACCTACAAGCAAAACTCAAACTCTATCATGGACAAGGCTGATGTACAATTGGTCAAAGTAGAACGCCATCATTTGGATGAACTTCGGCAACTAAGCCTGACTACTTTTCTGGACGCTTTTGCCGACGCCAATTCTGAAGAGGACATGAGAATATACCTTAATCATGCATTTAGTAAAACACAACTTTCAGAAGAACTTCAGGATACAAACACACATTTTTACTTTCTAAGTTTTGAGGGAGAACTCGTAGGCTACTTTAAAATAAAATTTGGTTTGCCTAAGGTACTTCCTGAAGTGGGTACAGCGCTGGAGATTTGCAGACTTTATATTCACCAGGACTATCAGGGGCAGCAGTTGGGACAATGGATGCTGGATAACATCATACAAATCGCCAGAGATCATCGACTGGACTTTGTATGGCTGGGCGTATGGAGCCAAAATCCGGGTGCCATACGCCTGTATGAAAGAAAGGGTTTTAATAAAGTTGGCGCTTATACTTTTATGCTGGGCAATGATGCCCAAACTGACTTTATCATGAAAAAGGAGCTTGGCTAAGAATTTTGCCAACCTGGCCGTTATCGCTTAACAATAATACTATGAAACGTCTGTTAAAGCTTTCAGGAATTACTTTTATTGGTACTCCCTTCGCTTGCCTGCTTTAGTTCTTTCAGACTTTTCTCCATGCCCGCACTTAGGTTTTTCTGAAATGATTTTTTCATCAAAGATGGAAAAAAGCCTTCCAGGCTTTCCTCCACAGTGACGATAGTGTTATCTTTTTTTTCAGATAATGTCCAGTTGTGAATGGCAAAAGCGCCCATGATTTTACCTGTCCTCCCAAATGCCTGCTGAGGCTCAACTGTATGCAATTGTGAATGAAAGCTGAGGCCTCCGGCTTTCCAGACAAACTCCCTTCCTTCAGCTACTTCTCCTTTTCCTTTTAGCTTGGCTGATTTGACATTTTCCTGCCATTCCGGCCAACGCTTGATGTCAGTGAGCACTTTCCAAACTGATTCTACCGGAGCTTTGATTTCAATCTCTTTTCGCTCAATGACTGGTGCCTTCGGGTTGACTTCTCTTTTCATAAAGCCAGTAAACTCAGTTAATGATAAGCCAAAAAAGGTGGTTGATAAATCCAATGTCTAGCCTAGGGAATCCATTTGATATCTTTGAAGTTAGGCTTTCTTTTCTCCAGAAAAGCGTTCCTCCCCTCTTTGGCTTCGTCTGTCATATAAGCCAGGCGGGTAGCCTCTCCGGCAAATACCTGCTGCCCTACCATGCCATCATCGGTGAGGTTGAAGGCAAACTTGAGCATCTTGATAGAGGTAGGTGACTTTTCCAGAATTTCCTGTGCCCACTGGTAAGCCGTATCTTCCAGTTCGTCATGAGGAACCACAGCATTGACCATTCCCATATCGTAGGCTTCCTGCGCTGAATAGTTTCTCCCCAGAAAAAAGATCTCTCGAGCACGCTTTTGCCCTACCATCTTCGCCAGGTAAGCTGAGCCATATCCACCGTCAAAACTGGTCACATCGGCATCGGTCTGCTTAAAGATCGCATGCTCCTTACTGGCCAGCGTAAGATCACAAACAACATGCAGGCTATGCCCTCCTCCTACCGCCCATCCAGGCACTACAGCAATCACTACTTTGGGCATGAAGCGAATCAGCCGCTGTACTTCCAGAATATTGAGGCGGGGCATCCCTTCATCATCCACATAGCCCTGATGGCCACGCGCATTCTGATCCCCGCCACTACAGAAAGAATATACACCATCTTTGGTAGAAGGCCCTTCGGCTGAAAACAAAACTACGCCGATAGCTGTGTCTTCACGGGCATCTAAAAAGGCTTCAAACAGCTCAGCAACCGTTTTAGGGCGAAAGGCATTGCGAACATTAGGACGGTTAAAAGCGATGCGGGCCACCCCATCCGCTTTACGGTAGGTGATATCTTCGTACTCCTTGACAGTTTTCCACTTATCTTGACTCATAACTATTTTTTTGTGGTCAAATTAGAGGTTTTAAATTTTCTCTCAAATTAAGAATTAAAAATTCATCTCTTTGCAGGACTAATGCGATAGAAACAACTGCATAAAGACCAGGTCCAGCCAGCGGTTAAATTTATAGCCTACTTCTCTGAACCTTCCTACTTCCACAAAACCAAATTTCTGATGAAAAGCAAGGCTAGCCTGGTTATCAGCACTTATGCCTGCTATGATGGTATGAAAACGCTGCTTTTCTGCCAGTTCAATCAGTTTGTGCATCAATTGTTTGCCTACCCCCTTAGCTCTCATATCTTCAGTCACATAAATGCTATGTTCGACACTGTACTGATAAGCTGCCCAGGAACGAAAGATGCCATAACTTCCAAATCCCACAACCTCACCTTCCTGTTCGGCCACGATGACCGGCATCTGAGAATCCTGCTTCTTTTGAAACCATAACTGTTGTTCTTTCAGCGTGTGCGGATCATAGTCATACACCGCTGTGGTATGAAGAATGGCCTGGTTAACGATTTTCAGAATTGAGGGCAAATCTGTGGGGTGGGCATTTCTGATGATAGTTTCCATAGCAGTTAAGTTTACGCAAACCTCACAAGGCTTGTAAGGTAGCAAATATACCCTGATAGCTCATATAACTCATGATGACAGCAAAAATCAATATGGCTATCAGTACGATATTCAGCGCAGTAGAAAATACATGGTCCTTCATGAGCGAAGCTTTATTTCCTAGAATAATGATACAGGCTACGGTGACCGGTAGCACCAGCGCTCCGAATGCCTGAGAGGTGATCATGACTGCAATGGGAGGAGCATCAAATACCGGCACAATTAAACCTAGCAAAGAAATAAGCAGTACAATGCCCCTGTAATTCGCCCTTTTCATGTCAGGCTTTCTTTGATAATAGTCATCCAAAAGCCAGGGTAATAATGCTGTATTTGGAAATTGAGATGAAACGCCGGCAGCGATGATTCCCAGCGTAAATACAGCCACCGCAAAGCTACCGGCTGTGGGTTCAAGTATTTTGATCATCTCAGATACATTGAGCAGGGGCAATGCCTGAGCGTGTAATGTTCCTGCCGCTGCAGCCATGATCGCGGCACTTACTACAAACATCATAAAGCCAGAGAAGAGCGCATCTTTTCGTTGCGTTTTTAATTCAGCCATCGTCCAGCCCGCCTCCTTAACCAGTGTAGTTCTCAAAATGAACAAACCAGAAAAGACCGTAGTGCCTACCATAGACGCAATGACCAGAAAAGCACTTTCGTCTGGGCCTGTGTCTGGGATTTTGGGAATCATTCCACTTGCTATTTCTACCAGCGGAGGTCTCAGCAGAAAGAAGTTCATCAAAAAACTGATAGCCATAATGGCTACAATAAAAGCCAGCACCTTTTCAAATAAACCAGTCTTTCCCAGAAGAAAAATAAAATATACCAAGCCTATGAAAAATAAAGCAAAATACACGGGAGCTATACCTCCTGGAACATACATTTTGGACCACTCAAAACATACATTGGAGACTATGCCCATTACGCCAATTACACTACCGGACACATGAGCTGTAAGGGTAAGAATAAAGAAAATACCTACCATCGGATGGATATGTTTCTTAAAAGCGGCCAGGGCTGTCTCTCCACTCACCAAAGTAAATTTGCCATACAAATGGATGAGGAGGAAGGTAATGAGGCAGGACAGGAATACTGTCCATAGCAGGGTCATCCCATAATCTGCCCCTGCTTTCGCCATTGAAGTCACACTTCCGGTACCTATGGTATAACCAAATAAAAAAATGCCTGGTAAAAGTGATTTTACAATTCTTTTGAGTTGAGACATGCTTGAGGTTTTAGGTTGCGTTAAAGTAATATTGATTTTAGGGTAATCATTTAAGTAATTGTAAAAGCTGCTCAGTTGTTAGCACACGTGCGAACTCCCCTTCCAGGCTGGCCAGTTCAGTCGCATGCATGATTTCCGCTGAATATTTCTTTCCATCCATCCCTAACCTGTCAAAGGTAGCGGTAGCATCAGAAACCAGATAAGTTTCGTAGCCGAGATTACCTGCCATGCGGGTAGTAGTAGAAACACAGTGGTTGGTAGTAAGCCCGGTAATGACCAGCTTTTTTATGCTTAATTTATCCAGTCGCGGCTGCAGCTCTGTTCCGATAAAAGCACTGTTTACACTCTTTTCAATTACCGTTTCACTTTCCAGCGGTCTGACAATGTCTTTGATCTCATTACCAGGCTTTCCTTTCGCCAGTCTGGATTCAGGATTGGTAGAATTGTGCCTGACATGAAAAACTGGCAGTGCATGTTCACGCCAGAACTGCAGTAGCCTCGCGGCATTTTTTTCTGCTTCAGGATTGTTCCTGTGCCCTCCCCAGTATGCGATGTCATCCATACCTTTTTGGATGTCAATCAGCAGCAGGGCGGGCTGACCTTTTGGTGTCATAGGCTAAAGGCTAAATGTATGTATCAATTGTTTAAAGGAAGAAGCAAAATAATTTATGTTCACTTAAGTTTTGTAAAGGAGCCAATAAATTATCTTTTTTAGGGAGATGTATTGCTTCAGATTGATTTAATGATCAGACCAGACTGTTGAAGCGAGTTG
Proteins encoded:
- a CDS encoding heme-binding domain-containing protein, whose translation is MKKIFGFGFLALFIIIQFIRPEENLGEAESSTDVTHFINVPEQVMTTLQASCYDCHSNHTAYPWYSKVNPVGWWLNSHVNKGKSELNFSDFADYDIKRMDHKLEEIAEEVQEGHMPLPTYAWIHRDAILSEEQISQIVAWVDTERQKLDVPQE
- a CDS encoding TonB-dependent receptor domain-containing protein, translated to MKNIANLLILFTGLIAISGLASAQTPQTVAGGKAQSNLPQGDGKISGIILDKESQSPIPYATVALIKPDLDQPIDGTIADEKGKFQLKNIAAGIYKLSISFIGYEAIEISSVEISGNEKQVELGDLFLTSETKQLDEVVVLGQRDLIEEKVDRTVYNAEHDQTTKGGDATDVLKRVPMLSVDLDGNVYLRGSQNIKVLIDNKPSTITATNVGDALKQIPADQIKSVEVITSPSARYDAEGTGGIINIVTKKNKLQGGTLSVDSSVGNRGSNLGLNGSYRKGKVGLSLGGFGRTGYNILGSFENNQLTTDSDGNEILTTQQADTRNNMLFGRYTLGLDYDINEKNWVSASVQLGAFNFYSRQDALLTQTFQNDALLSSSLRDVNMTNLSENMDVSLTYVHSYEKPQQEFILMGLYSRNNRTNDFVNDIINQNDESAIDRFKNENQSFNQEITLQADYQMPIGDKQMLEFGGKEIMRTVSSDYQFYISDEEGNYEAVENDDLSNVFNYDQNVMAGYVSYTLNLDKYSIKPGLRYEYTTIQANFQDEQEVEIPSYGILVPSVNLSRKLENGDMVKAAYNRRIQRPSLQFLNPNLQASNPLNITQGNPDLEPEYTNNYELSYSTFLKGTSLNISTFMRNTSGSIQPIRSLIGQDTVLTTYENIGSEDAYGMSVFANVNISNKFSLNGGTDLYYAVLDNNVNNPLYQAENEGWVLSGRLFGNYNINDSWGLQFFGFYRGKQVQLQGYQTGFGIYSLSIKKDFNDKKGSIGFGAENFFTNEFKMITEVNSPIISQSSTNSMRNMGFKINFSYRIGKLNADPKSKRRKSIQNNDLKEGGSNQMNITQ
- a CDS encoding sensor histidine kinase, which codes for MAPFSVHLSFRSPFIQALVWVVMGLFFLLFQPMAWQASLQIILPVEFWIKQAILFCFLVGIFYLNSELLVPKLLFHNKIGLFILMVLAAVFVLMPVMKTIEGWLNLPELMHRAFHPESDEPARKGSLWFDFFLLLLSMFVLGVSTSVKVIQKWQEDVQLRQSLEQQKISSELSFLKAQINPHFFFNTLNNIYALTLSDLTTARQALHNLSRMMRYVLYETRKDVTFLSQEISFLQDYIKLMQLRLTDKVKVTFKYPSSLHDKSIAPMMFLPYVENAFKHGVSTQSSSCIFINIEQEGNCIHLEVKNSIFNNKSMILEESNGIGLANTKRRLDLLYPGRYALQVNENAPKNTFQVELKIQLS
- a CDS encoding LytR/AlgR family response regulator transcription factor, translated to MNLKCIAVDDEPHALNMVCTYIEQTPFLELTGRFSSAVEALKILHEQTVDLIFLDIQMPDLSGIELARVLDRGGRMKGPRIIFTTAYDQFALEGYKVDALDYLLKPFSYEEFLRAVSKAQAYAEFAQPKGNPGRSAEPEADYLFLKVEYQLVKINFNDILYIQGLKDYVKVYLYSSNKPLLSLISMKALEDKLPANRFRRIHRSYIISLEKINAVTKSSVQIGKESIPVSNQYKEDFAKLIERWIS
- a CDS encoding GNAT family N-acetyltransferase, whose translation is MDKADVQLVKVERHHLDELRQLSLTTFLDAFADANSEEDMRIYLNHAFSKTQLSEELQDTNTHFYFLSFEGELVGYFKIKFGLPKVLPEVGTALEICRLYIHQDYQGQQLGQWMLDNIIQIARDHRLDFVWLGVWSQNPGAIRLYERKGFNKVGAYTFMLGNDAQTDFIMKKELG
- a CDS encoding SRPBCC family protein, with protein sequence MKREVNPKAPVIERKEIEIKAPVESVWKVLTDIKRWPEWQENVKSAKLKGKGEVAEGREFVWKAGGLSFHSQLHTVEPQQAFGRTGKIMGAFAIHNWTLSEKKDNTIVTVEESLEGFFPSLMKKSFQKNLSAGMEKSLKELKQASEGSTNKSNS
- a CDS encoding 1,4-dihydroxy-2-naphthoyl-CoA synthase, translated to MSQDKWKTVKEYEDITYRKADGVARIAFNRPNVRNAFRPKTVAELFEAFLDAREDTAIGVVLFSAEGPSTKDGVYSFCSGGDQNARGHQGYVDDEGMPRLNILEVQRLIRFMPKVVIAVVPGWAVGGGHSLHVVCDLTLASKEHAIFKQTDADVTSFDGGYGSAYLAKMVGQKRAREIFFLGRNYSAQEAYDMGMVNAVVPHDELEDTAYQWAQEILEKSPTSIKMLKFAFNLTDDGMVGQQVFAGEATRLAYMTDEAKEGRNAFLEKRKPNFKDIKWIP
- a CDS encoding GNAT family N-acetyltransferase, which gives rise to METIIRNAHPTDLPSILKIVNQAILHTTAVYDYDPHTLKEQQLWFQKKQDSQMPVIVAEQEGEVVGFGSYGIFRSWAAYQYSVEHSIYVTEDMRAKGVGKQLMHKLIELAEKQRFHTIIAGISADNQASLAFHQKFGFVEVGRFREVGYKFNRWLDLVFMQLFLSH
- a CDS encoding Nramp family divalent metal transporter, producing the protein MSQLKRIVKSLLPGIFLFGYTIGTGSVTSMAKAGADYGMTLLWTVFLSCLITFLLIHLYGKFTLVSGETALAAFKKHIHPMVGIFFILTLTAHVSGSVIGVMGIVSNVCFEWSKMYVPGGIAPVYFALFFIGLVYFIFLLGKTGLFEKVLAFIVAIMAISFLMNFFLLRPPLVEIASGMIPKIPDTGPDESAFLVIASMVGTTVFSGLFILRTTLVKEAGWTMAELKTQRKDALFSGFMMFVVSAAIMAAAAGTLHAQALPLLNVSEMIKILEPTAGSFAVAVFTLGIIAAGVSSQFPNTALLPWLLDDYYQRKPDMKRANYRGIVLLISLLGLIVPVFDAPPIAVMITSQAFGALVLPVTVACIIILGNKASLMKDHVFSTALNIVLIAILIFAVIMSYMSYQGIFATLQAL
- a CDS encoding cysteine hydrolase family protein is translated as MTPKGQPALLLIDIQKGMDDIAYWGGHRNNPEAEKNAARLLQFWREHALPVFHVRHNSTNPESRLAKGKPGNEIKDIVRPLESETVIEKSVNSAFIGTELQPRLDKLSIKKLVITGLTTNHCVSTTTRMAGNLGYETYLVSDATATFDRLGMDGKKYSAEIMHATELASLEGEFARVLTTEQLLQLLK